From the genome of Pseudomonas hamedanensis:
GGTCAGACCGGCCGAGTACACCGACAGGTTGTTCGACAGCAGCAGGCCGCCGAACGCGGTGATCAGATACGGCACGGCCATCCACGTCGGCAACATGTCGCGGATGGCCACGATCGGGTCAGTCGCTGACGCCAGGTCGTTGTTGCCCACCGAGAGCAAGCCGCCGAGGGTGATCAGCAGCACCAGCGGAATGCCTGCGCCGAACGCTGCCGACGCCACCAGCCGCACGGCTTTGACGCTGCGGTGCTGATAGCGCGACATGTCCGCGCCGGCATTGGCCCAGCCGATCCCGGTGCCGGCGGCCATGGTGCCGATGCCGATGATCATCGCGCTCAGCGGCGCCGGCGTGGCGTTGAACACTGCGCTCCAGTCGATGGTTGCGCAGAGAAAACCGCCGACCAGAATGTTCAGCGCGCCGAACACGTAGGTCGCCCATTTCTGGATTACCAGCAAGGTCGCGTGGCCAAGGCCGGACACCGCCAAGGTCAGCAGCACGAAAATCGCGATGGAGAGCAGTGTCAGCAACGGCGCGCTTTTGGCCTCCACCGGCGAGCCGAACAGCATGGAACACAGCGACAGCAGCACGAACGCCGCCGTGGTGGTGTTGACGGTTTCCCAGCCCAGCCGCGACATCAGCGAGACCAGTGTCGGGCCGATGTTGCCGCGTACCCCGAAGATCGCGCGGGACAGCGTCAGGCTTGGTGCGCGGCCACGACGGCCGGCGATGGAGATGATCCCGACCACGGCAAACGAACCGGCCGCGCCGAGAATGGCGACGATGATCGCCTGCCAGATCGCCAGACCGCGAAACGCCACCAGCGTCGCGCCCAGCGGCAAGCCGAGAATTGAAATATTGGCGGCGAACCAGACCCAGAACAGCTGCAGCGGATGGCCGTTGCACTCGGCTTCCGGCACGGGCTCGATGCCGCGGGTTTCCAGTTGCCCGACGCTTTGCCCGGCGGTTGTTGAACTCATGAACGTGCTCCTGTTTGCCTTTTTTGTGGTTGTGGCAATGATGCAAAACGACATGACCATTGGCCTTCCGAGGCCTGTCTGTGCGATCCATTGCGGGTTAAGTATTCGACTATGCGGTGCGGCCTTCGCGAGCAAGCTCGCTCCCACAGGGTATGTGAACGCCACAAATCCAATGTGGGAGCGAGCTTGCTCGCGAAGGCGGCAGCCCTGTCAACGCAAGGCCAGCAGCCCCTGCACCAACGGCTCAAGCTCCAGATGATTAACCGCTTTCACCGTTTCAATCATCGGCACAGGCCAACACTCAAGCCCCAGACAGGCACCGAGCATCGCCCCGAGAATCGCCGCGATGGTATCCGTGTCGCCCCCCAGACTGGCGGCCATGCACAGTGCTTCGAATGCGCTCATCTCACCAATGGCCACTTGTTGAGCCAGCGCGAATGAAACCACCACCGACTCCTGCGACGCCACCGACGTGCCGATCACGTCGTAAAGCAGGTCGGCGAGCAATGCCTTATCGCTGTCGACGCTGATGCTGCGCGCCCAACTGATCCGGGAGGCGATGCGCCCACCCGCCACCCAGTGTCCGTGGGCTTCGGCTTGCTGGGCAATGTGCTGACCGAGGTTCAACGCCTCGCCCAGGTCGACGCCATTGATACCAGCGGACACCACCGCCGCCACCGCCGCCGCACTGGAAATCCCCAGTGTGGTGTTGTGGGTCACCTGACAGGCCTGCACCACGGCGGCGATAAAGCGTTCGGGATCAGCGACATTCGCCGCAATGCCGACCGGGGTAATCCGCATCGCCGCGCCGTTGGTGGTGCCATAGCGCCCGGCTTCTTCGGGCGAATGGCCGGCGAGGATCATTTCAATGGCGCGTTTGGTCGAGGGGCCGAGCAAATCCTGCGAGCCTTTGGCCTGCATCTCGGCTTCCCATTCGATCAAGCGCTGGGCGAGGATGGCCGGCTCGATGCGGCCCTGGCCTTCGACCAGCAACTCGCCAACCAGGATTGCCTGTTCGGTGTCGTCGGTGATCGAGCCTTTGGGCATGTTCGCGGCGATCGGTTGCAGCGGTCCGGCGTCCTGCAGATCGGTGATCTGGCCAAAACGGCTTTTGATGGTTTCGCGGTCCAGCGATTGAGTCGGCATGCCGAGCGCGTCACCCAGGGCCAGACCATAGAAAGCGCCAAGCGCACGGTTGAGCGTGGTCATCGCGATTCTCCAAATTGCAGGTGCAGACGAAAATGCACCGGGTCGAGCAAGCTTTCGACCTGTTCCATGAAACGGTTCTGCCGGTCGTACGTGGTGCGCAGGGCTTTGAGAAACACCGTGCCGACCGGACGGCCAAGCAGTTCGGCGTCTTCGGCGTTCAGCGGCTCGGCGCCGATCCACTGATCGCCGCGCTCGCCGATGTAGCCGTAGGCGGCCAGGGTGATGGTCAGGGAATTGTCGATCAGACCGACGCGCGGCAGGCTTTCCAGGCCGCCGTTGGCCGGCATCAATGCACGTTCCAGAGACACCAGCGTACCGTCGGTGGCGCGCCGGCGACGGTCGAGGGTGATGAATTGATCGGTGCCGAACCGCACCAGCAGATCCGTACGGGTCACGGCTTCGAGGCGCAACACCTCAGTGTTGATCAGCGCCCCGCTGTCGGCCAGCGCCTGCGCCCAGCCGCTGCGCTGGTCGAGGGCAACACCGTCGTAGGTGACGATCGAGCCAACCCCGCTTTGCGTGGCGATGTAATTGCGCCGCTTCAGTTCGGCCAGCGCTTCGCGCAGCGTGCCACGGCTGACCTGGAATTCCTGAGCCAACTGGTGTTCGCCGGGCAACAGAAAGCCATCCTCCATCAGGCCGCTTTCGATGC
Proteins encoded in this window:
- a CDS encoding purine-cytosine permease family protein; its protein translation is MSSTTAGQSVGQLETRGIEPVPEAECNGHPLQLFWVWFAANISILGLPLGATLVAFRGLAIWQAIIVAILGAAGSFAVVGIISIAGRRGRAPSLTLSRAIFGVRGNIGPTLVSLMSRLGWETVNTTTAAFVLLSLCSMLFGSPVEAKSAPLLTLLSIAIFVLLTLAVSGLGHATLLVIQKWATYVFGALNILVGGFLCATIDWSAVFNATPAPLSAMIIGIGTMAAGTGIGWANAGADMSRYQHRSVKAVRLVASAAFGAGIPLVLLITLGGLLSVGNNDLASATDPIVAIRDMLPTWMAVPYLITAFGGLLLSNNLSVYSAGLTTLTLGLKVKRVYAVVVDIVAIFAGSIYFMLIADSFYGPFITFISLLAVPITAWVGIFVVDLIHRHYYSPQDLLDVSPRSAYWYSGGIEWRAFGAWAIAIVLGFSFTTIGTTAENVWFKGFLSDSWLGHNGLGWIVTFVVAGGIYFLLGGAKDRRAAPTENAHA
- a CDS encoding ADP-ribosylglycohydrolase family protein — encoded protein: MTTLNRALGAFYGLALGDALGMPTQSLDRETIKSRFGQITDLQDAGPLQPIAANMPKGSITDDTEQAILVGELLVEGQGRIEPAILAQRLIEWEAEMQAKGSQDLLGPSTKRAIEMILAGHSPEEAGRYGTTNGAAMRITPVGIAANVADPERFIAAVVQACQVTHNTTLGISSAAAVAAVVSAGINGVDLGEALNLGQHIAQQAEAHGHWVAGGRIASRISWARSISVDSDKALLADLLYDVIGTSVASQESVVVSFALAQQVAIGEMSAFEALCMAASLGGDTDTIAAILGAMLGACLGLECWPVPMIETVKAVNHLELEPLVQGLLALR
- a CDS encoding GntR family transcriptional regulator, with translation MIRQVRFDKKKRVVDELVRRIESGLMEDGFLLPGEHQLAQEFQVSRGTLREALAELKRRNYIATQSGVGSIVTYDGVALDQRSGWAQALADSGALINTEVLRLEAVTRTDLLVRFGTDQFITLDRRRRATDGTLVSLERALMPANGGLESLPRVGLIDNSLTITLAAYGYIGERGDQWIGAEPLNAEDAELLGRPVGTVFLKALRTTYDRQNRFMEQVESLLDPVHFRLHLQFGESR